The genome window GGCCGTCCGCCGAGGCCGAGCTGCACGCGCGCGTCGCCGCGCTGGCCGGTGCGGGCGCCGTGGTCCACGTCCACACCGTCGCCTCCGTGGCGATGGGCCGCCGTGAGCCCGGGGGCATCGTCTTCAAGGACCTGGAGATGCTCAAGGGCGTCGGCCAGCCCGCCCACGACGTCGAGGTCACCCTCCCGGTCATCACCAACAGCCAGGACATGAAGGTGCTGGGCGACCGCCTCGAAGCCGCCCGTGACCCGCGGATGCCCGCCGTGGTCGTCGCCGGCCACGGCCTGTACGTGTGGGGGGACACCCCCCGCCAGGCCCGCCACCACACCGAAGTGGTGGAGTGGCTGCTGGAGTTGGAGCTGACCCAGCGCTGACGGCACATCAAGAGGCGGCCCGGTCGAGGTGACCGGGCCGCCTCTTCGCGCACGAGGTACGGGGAAGTTGCGGGGAGGTGTGGCGCGGGGCTAACGCAGGCGCTCGCCCGGCAGTTCGCCCGCCGAGACCTCCAACACGCCTCGTTCGGTGACCAGTCCGGTG of Streptomyces phaeolivaceus contains these proteins:
- the mtnB gene encoding methylthioribulose 1-phosphate dehydratase — its product is MTTEISALDLEEAGAVLAAESARFASFGWMRGTSGNLSVVLARDPLRLAVTASGHDKGELTPADVVLVDGNGAAVQGGRPSAEAELHARVAALAGAGAVVHVHTVASVAMGRREPGGIVFKDLEMLKGVGQPAHDVEVTLPVITNSQDMKVLGDRLEAARDPRMPAVVVAGHGLYVWGDTPRQARHHTEVVEWLLELELTQR